One part of the Nitrosophilus kaiyonis genome encodes these proteins:
- a CDS encoding NADH-quinone oxidoreductase subunit G: protein MIKFYIDGREVTANKGETILQVARREGIYIPTMCYLPKVKPIESCRLCVVEVEGVDGFVLSCQTPPTPDIKVKTNSDELFLHRQNIMKLYDVNHPLECGVCDKSGECDLQNKTLEFMVNSQEFTARDQNRKIKNWNFIQYDPSLCILCEKCVHVCNEVIGDDAIEIEYGGYKSQIIPKDSPTLDCTFCGECIAVCPVGALISQDFQYTSNAWELKRVPAACAHCSAACHLYYETKHTSISNPEPKIYRVKNEYEFSNLCGAGRFGFDFENRAKKDKKAFEKAIDAFKKADTIRFNSYITNEEALILQKLKEKFGYKLINEEAKAFKDFLENYSKNSGESLYSANLEDVKNSDFIIVFGSMVATDNPAVRYAMTISQRRRNSEIINLHPIEDDLMKNVVTKFIRYEVGTEEGVMAMIADALLDEESKKSIDKDWFSDLDIGYLSAESNVGEEEIQDLLKRLNRKIRLRAKNQTLILGEDLYTHPRAKNIAKLAGLIDRYTDFKVIIIPPRTNTLGVSLICDLDEEAGEYTIGYNCKGDFVLSALGDGDLDMPALNQQEGTFTNIDKRVVPTNVALPYDGYVLNDIAKVLGVSDKEYTIEFTKELPEEKGYKEVDFDELPNEFLNDGSENRGYILETKKVNKSREKIEEIEELPEFNGTVVYRCEPVLQFSPFTAKAHQLNEKSKLVGSEQFAIAAKLKDGDEVMIKSSFGELKRVFKIDTNLKGTVALLGSFDMGLSYFNILSAYRYQVTKIEKVSGK, encoded by the coding sequence ATGATAAAGTTTTATATAGATGGACGTGAAGTTACAGCTAATAAAGGTGAAACGATTTTACAAGTAGCAAGAAGGGAAGGAATCTATATTCCAACAATGTGCTACTTGCCAAAAGTTAAACCAATTGAATCTTGTCGCCTTTGTGTTGTTGAAGTTGAAGGAGTTGATGGATTTGTTTTAAGTTGCCAGACTCCACCAACACCAGATATAAAAGTTAAAACAAATTCTGATGAACTTTTTTTACATAGACAAAATATAATGAAACTTTATGATGTAAACCATCCACTTGAGTGTGGCGTTTGCGATAAAAGTGGTGAATGTGATCTTCAAAATAAAACTTTAGAATTTATGGTAAATTCTCAAGAATTTACTGCACGTGATCAAAATAGAAAGATAAAGAATTGGAATTTTATCCAATATGACCCATCTTTATGTATTTTATGTGAAAAGTGTGTTCATGTTTGTAACGAGGTAATAGGTGATGATGCTATTGAGATTGAATATGGGGGATATAAATCTCAAATAATTCCAAAAGATTCACCAACTCTTGATTGTACATTTTGTGGAGAGTGCATAGCAGTATGTCCTGTTGGAGCTTTGATTAGTCAAGATTTTCAATACACTTCTAATGCATGGGAATTAAAAAGGGTCCCAGCTGCATGTGCACATTGTAGCGCTGCTTGCCATCTATATTATGAAACAAAACACACTTCAATTTCAAATCCAGAACCAAAAATTTATAGAGTAAAAAATGAGTATGAATTTTCAAATCTTTGTGGTGCTGGAAGATTTGGATTTGATTTTGAAAATAGAGCTAAAAAAGACAAAAAAGCTTTTGAAAAAGCAATTGATGCTTTTAAAAAGGCAGACACAATTAGATTTAATTCATATATTACAAATGAAGAGGCTCTAATATTACAAAAGCTAAAAGAGAAATTTGGATATAAACTAATAAATGAAGAGGCAAAAGCTTTTAAAGATTTCTTAGAAAACTACTCAAAAAATAGTGGAGAATCTTTATATAGTGCTAATTTAGAGGATGTAAAAAATAGTGATTTTATAATTGTCTTTGGAAGTATGGTTGCAACTGATAACCCTGCAGTTAGATATGCTATGACTATATCTCAAAGAAGAAGAAATTCTGAAATTATAAATCTTCATCCAATTGAAGATGATCTAATGAAAAATGTTGTAACAAAATTTATTAGATATGAAGTAGGAACAGAAGAAGGGGTTATGGCAATGATAGCTGATGCCCTATTGGATGAAGAAAGTAAAAAAAGTATAGATAAAGATTGGTTTAGTGATTTAGATATTGGATATTTGAGTGCTGAGAGTAATGTTGGTGAAGAAGAGATACAAGATCTGTTAAAAAGATTAAATAGAAAAATAAGACTTAGAGCAAAAAATCAAACTTTAATCCTTGGGGAGGATTTATATACACATCCAAGGGCAAAGAATATTGCGAAACTTGCTGGGTTAATAGATAGATATACAGATTTTAAAGTAATAATAATACCACCAAGGACAAATACACTTGGAGTTAGTTTAATATGCGATTTAGATGAAGAAGCAGGTGAATATACAATAGGGTATAACTGCAAGGGCGATTTTGTATTGAGTGCTTTGGGTGATGGCGATTTAGATATGCCGGCATTAAATCAACAAGAGGGGACATTTACAAATATAGATAAAAGAGTTGTACCTACAAATGTGGCTTTGCCATATGATGGATATGTATTAAATGATATAGCAAAGGTTCTTGGAGTTAGTGATAAAGAGTATACAATAGAGTTTACAAAAGAGTTGCCAGAAGAAAAAGGTTACAAAGAAGTTGATTTTGATGAGTTGCCAAATGAGTTTTTAAACGATGGAAGTGAGAATAGAGGATATATATTAGAGACAAAAAAAGTTAATAAATCAAGAGAGAAGATAGAAGAGATAGAGGAGTTGCCAGAGTTTAATGGCACAGTAGTATATAGATGTGAGCCGGTATTGCAATTTAGCCCTTTTACTGCTAAAGCTCATCAGTTGAATGAAAAATCAAAACTAGTTGGTTCTGAACAGTTTGCTATTGCAGCAAAGCTTAAAGATGGTGATGAAGTTATGATAAAAAGCAGTTTTGGAGAGTTAAAAAGGGTGTTTAAAATTGATACAAATCTAAAAGGTACAGTTGCACTTTTAGGGAGTTTTGATATGGGATTAAGCTATTTTAATATACTATCGGCTTATAGATATCAAGTAACAAAAATCGAAAAAGTGAGCGGAAAATGA
- a CDS encoding FAD-dependent oxidoreductase, with the protein MSRVYFSCWRDEFIDNRGKPKEEWVESAYNFPVNYNIDINSKAFIGWDGFALFDEDVDVAKLASEYAKQYQIYSEACGRCAPGRWGGRILYDLFDKIARGEGEKSDVEHLKEVASTMMQTSKCEIGRTVPKPLLDILEHFENEINDLIENKKKSKHYDKDINYIAKVTAPCMDACPAHVDIPAYIEGVRDLRFDDSVTATRKTMPLAHTCGRVCPHPCEDACRRANLDEPISIMELKRIGADFEDDHSLFWLHPKKQKPLNGKKVAVIGAGPAGLTGAYYLALEGIACDVYEELPVLGGEVAVGVPEYRMPIDKYNKDIELVNSLEGVRFITGKRVTADDMRKFEKEYDAILVATGTRISKKVRAKNERDEIKGYWGAINFLDCVNLYVKYGITIPEEVKKQQMLDKDYVDLTGKTVVCVGGGFTSMDVVRCAVRANAKKVIMLYRRDEATIIRNTTYEEYHEAVEEGVEFIFYSAVEEIITDEEDRLKKLKVNRFELVPNPEGGRPNLVKIEGADFEIECDYLIPAVSQSADLSLLPEEWKIEMTSWGTIKTDGKTYMTSRKGIFAAGDCEYGPMTIVNAVGQAKRAASVISRYVQTGEITLTDEEIMEDHLRNLKVYDKKEKITGWLPGLPRVVSEKLDVNERKDNNKEVNLGFTQEEAIAEAERCMRCYYIAMVAI; encoded by the coding sequence GTGAGCAGAGTTTATTTTTCATGTTGGAGAGATGAATTTATCGACAACAGAGGAAAGCCCAAAGAGGAATGGGTTGAGTCAGCATATAATTTTCCAGTAAATTATAATATTGATATTAATTCAAAAGCTTTTATAGGATGGGATGGTTTTGCACTTTTTGATGAAGATGTAGATGTAGCAAAACTTGCATCAGAATATGCAAAACAGTATCAAATTTATTCTGAAGCTTGCGGAAGATGCGCTCCAGGACGTTGGGGTGGAAGAATTTTATATGATCTATTTGATAAAATCGCAAGAGGCGAGGGTGAAAAAAGTGATGTAGAACATCTAAAAGAGGTTGCTTCTACTATGATGCAAACAAGTAAATGTGAAATTGGAAGAACTGTTCCAAAACCTCTTTTAGATATTTTAGAGCATTTTGAAAATGAAATTAATGATTTAATAGAAAATAAGAAAAAATCAAAACATTATGATAAAGATATAAATTATATAGCAAAAGTTACAGCTCCATGTATGGATGCATGTCCCGCTCATGTAGATATTCCTGCATATATTGAAGGTGTTAGAGATTTAAGATTTGATGATAGCGTAACTGCCACAAGAAAAACTATGCCTTTAGCTCATACTTGTGGAAGAGTTTGTCCACATCCATGTGAAGATGCTTGTAGAAGAGCAAATTTAGATGAGCCTATTTCTATTATGGAGTTAAAAAGAATTGGTGCAGATTTTGAAGATGATCACTCTCTGTTTTGGTTGCATCCAAAGAAACAAAAACCGCTAAATGGTAAAAAAGTTGCAGTTATTGGAGCCGGCCCTGCTGGACTTACAGGTGCATACTATTTAGCTCTTGAAGGTATTGCTTGTGATGTTTATGAAGAGCTTCCTGTTTTAGGTGGTGAAGTTGCAGTTGGTGTTCCTGAATATAGAATGCCAATAGATAAATATAATAAAGATATTGAACTTGTCAACTCATTGGAAGGTGTTAGATTCATCACTGGCAAAAGAGTAACTGCAGATGATATGAGAAAATTTGAAAAAGAGTATGATGCAATTTTAGTAGCAACAGGTACAAGAATCAGTAAAAAAGTTAGAGCAAAAAATGAAAGAGATGAGATAAAAGGGTATTGGGGAGCAATAAACTTTTTAGATTGTGTAAATTTATATGTTAAATATGGAATAACTATTCCAGAAGAAGTAAAAAAACAGCAGATGCTTGATAAAGATTATGTTGATTTAACAGGAAAGACTGTTGTTTGTGTAGGCGGTGGTTTTACCTCAATGGATGTTGTTAGATGTGCTGTTAGAGCAAATGCTAAAAAAGTTATAATGCTTTATCGTAGAGATGAGGCAACTATTATAAGAAATACCACATATGAAGAGTATCATGAGGCAGTAGAAGAGGGAGTAGAATTTATTTTTTATTCAGCGGTAGAAGAGATTATTACTGATGAAGAGGATAGATTAAAAAAACTAAAAGTAAATAGATTTGAACTTGTTCCAAATCCAGAAGGCGGACGTCCTAATCTTGTAAAAATTGAGGGTGCCGATTTTGAAATAGAGTGTGATTATTTAATTCCTGCAGTTAGTCAAAGTGCTGATTTGTCACTGCTTCCTGAGGAGTGGAAGATAGAGATGACTAGCTGGGGAACAATTAAAACTGATGGTAAAACATATATGACTTCCAGAAAAGGGATATTTGCTGCTGGAGATTGTGAATATGGTCCTATGACAATTGTTAATGCAGTAGGACAAGCAAAAAGAGCAGCCTCAGTTATTAGCAGATATGTTCAAACAGGAGAAATTACTCTTACAGATGAAGAGATAATGGAAGACCATTTAAGAAACTTGAAAGTTTATGACAAAAAAGAGAAAATTACTGGTTGGCTTCCAGGACTTCCAAGAGTTGTTAGTGAAAAATTAGATGTAAATGAAAGAAAAGATAATAATAAAGAGGTTAATTTAGGATTTACTCAAGAAGAAGCAATTGCTGAAGCTGAGAGATGTATGAGATGTTATTATATCGCTATGGTAGCTATTTAG